One part of the Candidatus Bathyarchaeota archaeon genome encodes these proteins:
- a CDS encoding ATP-binding protein translates to MRLRSQFLIAIAVFGLFTAFTASSIFSIDLTLVNLHSQGEIASDIESAAKELGYVYANYLLYQGNLSIWQANVLLLYTDLCALNDTYPQSQTLADRMMTELTTVNATFNAYVAASPENNVPTEQPPSALNMSILGSQWSEMDGQIQGLISESRQLTLTVDQQISQTYQTNRMLNVSLVALFIAFFLLTYFLVFRRILPPIAMLQKKTKDINHKEPKELKQKSGNNEITELFAEFDEVLGSLITATASKQQLEKEVSERKKAEEALREAQTQLKEHADNLEKMVAERTRKIRESEQSYRELYESFGEGFIATDWELNVIHWNKAAERVTTVEAKDALGKKIYEVLPEMQSVDVTPYYSALQDRQSARFMMNTKSRETGKDAIFEISTYPSTLGILIIVEDKTEEEQNKRLLAIGQTASMVGHDIRNPLQSIEGDLYLIRMELGSHPECRGLEGVEESLEKIEENVFYINKIVSDLQDYTRPLAPQHIPVNINDLLRAVLSAIQIPKNVEAQLETEEIVFLTDPAYLKRILNNLVNNALQAMPEGGKLTLQAKATANHLQISVADTGMGIPEQARQKLFTPLFTTKSKGQGLGLAVVKRLVNGLNGEITYETEEGAGTRFFIELPLKKGH, encoded by the coding sequence ATGAGGTTAAGAAGCCAATTCTTAATCGCCATCGCCGTTTTTGGCTTGTTCACCGCGTTCACTGCTTCTTCGATTTTTTCCATAGACCTAACGCTAGTTAACCTTCACAGCCAAGGAGAAATCGCCTCTGACATCGAAAGCGCCGCAAAAGAATTGGGTTATGTCTACGCCAACTATTTACTGTATCAAGGGAACCTTTCCATTTGGCAGGCAAATGTTCTGCTGCTCTACACTGACCTTTGCGCCTTAAATGACACTTACCCGCAGAGCCAAACGTTAGCGGACAGGATGATGACGGAGTTAACGACAGTGAATGCAACGTTTAACGCTTACGTGGCGGCTTCCCCGGAAAACAATGTTCCAACGGAGCAACCCCCAAGTGCCCTAAACATGAGCATCCTCGGAAGCCAATGGAGCGAGATGGATGGGCAAATTCAAGGGTTAATTTCAGAATCCAGGCAGCTTACATTAACCGTTGACCAGCAGATTAGCCAAACCTACCAAACCAACAGGATGTTAAACGTCAGTTTAGTGGCTTTGTTCATCGCGTTTTTTCTCTTGACGTATTTTTTGGTTTTTAGACGCATCCTGCCCCCGATAGCTATGCTTCAGAAAAAAACCAAGGACATCAACCACAAAGAGCCAAAGGAACTCAAACAGAAAAGCGGCAACAACGAAATCACTGAGTTATTCGCTGAATTCGACGAAGTGCTCGGCAGCCTCATAACGGCCACTGCGTCTAAGCAGCAGCTGGAGAAAGAAGTATCTGAACGCAAAAAAGCCGAGGAGGCGCTTCGTGAGGCGCAGACCCAGCTCAAAGAGCACGCGGATAATTTAGAGAAAATGGTGGCGGAGCGCACCAGAAAAATCCGTGAAAGCGAGCAGAGCTACAGGGAGTTGTATGAGAGTTTCGGTGAGGGCTTTATTGCCACGGATTGGGAACTAAATGTTATTCACTGGAACAAAGCCGCTGAGAGAGTAACCACGGTGGAGGCGAAGGATGCGTTGGGAAAAAAAATCTACGAGGTGCTGCCTGAGATGCAGTCGGTGGATGTTACCCCCTATTATTCTGCCCTGCAGGATAGGCAATCCGCCCGCTTTATGATGAATACAAAAAGCAGGGAGACCGGTAAGGACGCGATTTTTGAGATTTCCACTTATCCCTCTACCCTTGGGATACTCATCATCGTTGAGGACAAAACTGAGGAGGAACAGAACAAGCGGCTTTTGGCGATTGGGCAAACCGCAAGCATGGTGGGCCATGATATCCGTAATCCATTGCAGTCCATCGAGGGCGACTTGTACCTGATACGGATGGAGCTTGGGAGTCATCCGGAATGCCGGGGGCTTGAAGGCGTCGAGGAGAGCCTGGAGAAGATCGAGGAGAACGTTTTCTACATCAACAAGATAGTTAGCGATTTGCAGGATTACACAAGACCCCTCGCGCCCCAGCATATCCCGGTGAACATCAATGATTTGCTGAGGGCTGTCCTGTCAGCTATCCAGATACCAAAAAATGTAGAGGCCCAGCTGGAAACAGAGGAGATTGTTTTTCTCACTGACCCCGCGTACCTCAAAAGAATACTCAACAACCTAGTTAACAATGCCCTGCAAGCGATGCCGGAGGGCGGAAAACTGACGCTTCAGGCAAAGGCGACAGCTAACCATTTACAGATAAGTGTGGCAGACACAGGCATGGGCATCCCGGAGCAGGCAAGACAAAAACTCTTCACGCCCCTCTTCACCACCAAATCCAAAGGGCAAGGACTCGGGCTGGCAGTGGTAAAGCGCCTAGTGAACGGCCTAAACGGGGAAATAACCTACGAGACAGAGGAGGGAGCAGGCACCCGGTTCTTCATAGAATTACCGCTAAAAAAAGGGCACTAA
- a CDS encoding ribbon-helix-helix protein, CopG family → MAKKVIAKVVLSKEQKEILTALSNKLGTSDSETMRIALMDYAKEVNLINEPLQRKKPQNKQPTKE, encoded by the coding sequence GTGGCTAAAAAAGTCATAGCAAAAGTGGTGCTTAGCAAAGAACAAAAAGAAATCCTAACCGCACTATCAAACAAGCTAGGCACCAGCGACAGCGAAACAATGCGCATAGCACTCATGGACTACGCCAAAGAAGTAAACCTCATAAACGAACCCCTACAAAGAAAAAAACCCCAAAACAAACAACCCACCAAAGAATAA
- a CDS encoding VOC family protein, translating to MDHTVIHFEIPADNVEKLKAFYEQVFGWKIIPAEGPIEYWVIQTVPTDEKGMLMHPGVNGGMYRRQLPNSKPINYISVENLSEFLEVIVKLGGKVTQPKQEVPEVGWIAAAEDPEGNQFALLQPMCP from the coding sequence ATGGACCATACCGTAATCCATTTTGAAATCCCAGCGGACAACGTAGAGAAACTCAAAGCTTTTTACGAGCAGGTTTTCGGCTGGAAAATCATCCCCGCCGAAGGCCCCATCGAATACTGGGTTATCCAAACCGTGCCCACCGACGAGAAGGGCATGCTGATGCATCCGGGCGTAAACGGCGGCATGTACCGGCGGCAGCTCCCCAACAGCAAACCCATAAACTACATCTCCGTCGAAAACCTCAGCGAGTTCCTCGAGGTAATCGTCAAGTTAGGCGGCAAAGTCACCCAGCCTAAACAGGAGGTTCCTGAAGTGGGCTGGATAGCTGCGGCGGAGGACCCTGAAGGTAACCAGTTCGCGCTGCTTCAGCCCATGTGTCCCTAG
- a CDS encoding ABC transporter ATP-binding protein: MQTPKPTVQLTNISKTYGATPVLKNLNLTVSPGEFVCIRGKSGAGKTNLFKTIALLEAPTAGTMQIFGKDASTLNDSQRANLRLHHIGLVFQFFNLLPTLSVLENVELPMALAGVKKVARLSRAMELLGYFGLAGLGERFPSELSGGERQRVAVVRALVNRPSLLLADEPTSSLDDENALLVLSMLCRVNREEGVAVVLTTTDLYEPLAGASADFVLRGGRLMRSDSRFEVAEAGVARQ; encoded by the coding sequence ATGCAAACCCCTAAACCCACCGTGCAACTGACAAACATATCCAAAACCTACGGCGCAACCCCCGTACTCAAAAACCTGAACTTAACCGTTAGCCCCGGAGAATTCGTTTGCATAAGGGGAAAATCAGGCGCAGGCAAAACCAACCTCTTCAAAACCATCGCGCTCCTCGAAGCCCCCACCGCTGGAACCATGCAGATCTTCGGCAAAGACGCCTCAACCCTCAATGACAGCCAACGAGCGAACCTGCGGCTGCACCACATCGGCTTGGTGTTCCAGTTCTTCAACCTGCTGCCCACGCTTTCGGTGCTGGAGAACGTGGAGTTGCCGATGGCGCTGGCCGGCGTAAAGAAGGTTGCTCGGTTGTCGCGGGCGATGGAGCTTCTGGGCTACTTTGGGCTGGCCGGGCTGGGGGAGCGGTTCCCCTCTGAGCTCAGCGGCGGGGAGCGGCAGCGAGTGGCGGTGGTGCGGGCGCTGGTTAACCGCCCCAGTTTGCTGCTTGCTGATGAGCCCACGTCGAGTTTGGATGATGAGAACGCTCTGCTGGTGCTTTCTATGCTATGTAGGGTGAATCGTGAGGAGGGGGTGGCGGTGGTTTTGACGACTACGGATCTTTATGAGCCGCTGGCGGGGGCTTCGGCGGATTTTGTGTTGCGTGGGGGGCGTCTGATGCGGAGTGATTCGCGGTTTGAGGTGGCGGAGGCTGGGGTGGCGCGGCAGTGA
- a CDS encoding NAD(P)-dependent glycerol-1-phosphate dehydrogenase has protein sequence MTLNYHYMQLPREVIVGKGTLQRIPEVVRRLNLKGKALVLSDAQCYELAGKTVSGFLEEAGLTADFILVKSMTVDDLIIVEQQLKEQKPRVLFGVGGGTIIDAAKLSSASVNVPFVSVPTTVSHDGIASPLASIKGSDKPYSILAQAPMAIIADTEIISKAPWRFVVSGCGDVISKFTAVKDWKLAHTEKGEYYGGYAASLALMSAKLVTESADLIVQHQDEGLRVLLEALISCGVAMSIAGSSRPCSGSEHLFSHALDLVNSHHAMHGEQCGVGSILTSFLHGSNWQKIKATLKQIGAPTTAKELGVTDADVVKALQSSTAIRPERYTILHKLNLNYDACETVARATGIIG, from the coding sequence TTGACGTTAAACTACCATTATATGCAGTTGCCCCGCGAAGTCATCGTTGGAAAAGGCACCCTGCAGCGCATACCCGAAGTGGTAAGGCGACTTAACCTTAAGGGCAAAGCGCTGGTGCTCTCCGATGCGCAGTGCTATGAACTCGCGGGCAAAACCGTCTCGGGTTTCCTTGAGGAGGCGGGGTTAACTGCAGACTTCATTTTAGTTAAATCCATGACGGTGGACGACTTAATCATCGTTGAGCAGCAGCTAAAAGAGCAGAAGCCCCGGGTGCTCTTCGGAGTCGGCGGCGGAACCATCATCGACGCAGCCAAACTCAGCAGCGCCAGCGTCAACGTCCCCTTCGTCAGCGTCCCCACCACGGTGAGCCACGACGGCATCGCCAGCCCCCTCGCCTCGATTAAAGGCTCCGATAAACCCTACTCTATCCTCGCGCAGGCGCCGATGGCGATCATCGCGGACACAGAAATCATCTCCAAGGCACCCTGGCGCTTTGTCGTCAGCGGCTGCGGAGACGTCATCAGCAAATTCACCGCCGTCAAAGATTGGAAACTCGCGCACACCGAAAAAGGCGAGTACTATGGCGGCTACGCAGCCAGCCTCGCGTTGATGAGCGCCAAACTCGTGACGGAAAGCGCGGATTTGATTGTGCAGCATCAGGATGAGGGCTTGCGGGTGCTGCTTGAGGCGCTGATTAGCTGCGGCGTCGCCATGAGCATCGCGGGCAGCAGCCGACCATGCAGCGGCTCAGAGCATCTTTTCAGCCACGCCCTGGACCTGGTGAATTCGCATCATGCCATGCATGGCGAGCAATGCGGCGTCGGCTCCATCTTAACCTCTTTTCTGCATGGGTCAAACTGGCAGAAAATCAAGGCCACCCTCAAACAGATAGGCGCCCCCACCACCGCCAAGGAACTAGGCGTCACAGACGCAGACGTCGTTAAGGCGCTGCAGTCATCCACCGCCATCCGCCCCGAACGCTACACCATACTGCATAAACTTAACCTCAACTACGACGCATGCGAAACCGTGGCGCGGGCAACAGGCATAATCGGCTAG
- a CDS encoding 50S ribosomal protein L14e, translating into MPAIEVGRICIKQAGRECCSKCIVVDMMDKSFVLVTGPKKVTGVKRRRVNINHLMPLDDKVEVKRGASDEEVTSALEAEGKLAEMTSDCCC; encoded by the coding sequence ATGCCCGCTATTGAAGTCGGTCGAATCTGCATCAAGCAAGCTGGACGCGAATGCTGCAGCAAATGCATCGTCGTCGACATGATGGATAAGAGCTTCGTGTTGGTCACGGGGCCCAAGAAAGTCACAGGCGTTAAACGCAGACGCGTCAACATCAACCACCTTATGCCCCTAGACGATAAAGTCGAGGTTAAACGGGGCGCATCAGACGAGGAAGTCACCTCGGCCCTTGAAGCTGAAGGTAAACTCGCCGAAATGACCTCTGACTGCTGCTGCTAA
- a CDS encoding ribbon-helix-helix domain-containing protein, whose amino-acid sequence MSDGNKRERITIRLTKRYLDLLNTLIDKGVYNSRNEAIRDALRIMYEYHGLKVAPEKKGAAKSGDEAKPE is encoded by the coding sequence ATGTCTGATGGAAACAAACGGGAACGCATCACGATCCGCTTAACCAAACGCTACCTGGACCTGCTAAACACCCTTATCGATAAAGGCGTCTACAACAGCCGCAACGAAGCCATACGCGATGCACTTCGCATCATGTACGAGTACCATGGCCTCAAGGTGGCGCCGGAAAAGAAGGGTGCCGCCAAAAGCGGCGACGAAGCCAAACCTGAGTAA
- a CDS encoding RNA-guided pseudouridylation complex pseudouridine synthase subunit Cbf5, with amino-acid sequence MPRTTPPWETKRELQTRAQDTTDPKYGCKPSERPAKQYIKFGTINLDKPAGPTSHEVAAWTKKILKIDVIGHGGTLDPKVTGVLPVTLEEATKMVQALLYSGKEYVCVLKLHGEVDEPSIKHVLTLFEDEIYQRPPLRSSVKRALRTRRIYYIDYIEREGRNVLFRVGCEGGTYIRKLCYDIGEILGVGGHMQELRRTRAGPFTETGSKFVTLHDVAYWFGEYERTKDQSYLCKFIEPMENALMHLPRIVVRDSAVDALCHGANLTAPGVLQVDSGVDKSNIVAIFTLKGEAVALGRAQVSTQEMLDLRYGTVATLARVLMPRNVYPKVWKSGGGDEQEK; translated from the coding sequence ATGCCCAGAACCACTCCGCCGTGGGAAACCAAACGGGAACTGCAAACCCGAGCCCAAGACACCACCGACCCAAAATACGGCTGCAAACCCAGCGAACGCCCCGCCAAGCAATACATCAAATTCGGCACCATAAACCTCGACAAACCCGCAGGACCCACCAGCCACGAGGTTGCGGCGTGGACCAAAAAAATCCTCAAAATCGACGTCATCGGACACGGCGGCACCCTGGACCCTAAAGTCACCGGTGTCTTGCCGGTTACGCTGGAGGAAGCCACCAAGATGGTGCAGGCGCTGCTCTACAGCGGCAAAGAATATGTTTGTGTGCTTAAACTCCACGGCGAGGTGGATGAACCCAGCATCAAGCATGTGCTCACGCTTTTTGAGGACGAAATTTATCAGCGTCCTCCCCTGCGTAGTTCGGTTAAGCGTGCGCTGCGTACACGTCGCATCTACTACATCGACTACATCGAACGCGAGGGACGCAACGTGCTCTTTAGGGTCGGCTGCGAAGGCGGAACCTACATCCGCAAGCTCTGCTATGACATCGGAGAAATCCTGGGCGTTGGCGGCCACATGCAGGAGCTGCGCAGAACCCGCGCGGGACCCTTCACTGAAACCGGCAGCAAATTCGTTACCCTCCACGATGTCGCCTACTGGTTTGGCGAGTACGAACGCACCAAAGACCAAAGTTACCTGTGTAAATTCATCGAGCCCATGGAAAACGCCCTGATGCATCTGCCCAGAATCGTCGTGCGGGATTCAGCGGTAGATGCGCTCTGCCACGGAGCCAACCTCACTGCACCAGGCGTTTTGCAGGTGGATAGCGGCGTTGACAAAAGTAACATCGTGGCGATTTTTACGCTTAAGGGCGAGGCGGTGGCGCTTGGCCGCGCGCAGGTTTCCACTCAGGAGATGCTGGATCTGCGCTATGGCACCGTGGCGACGCTGGCAAGGGTGCTGATGCCCCGTAACGTTTACCCCAAGGTTTGGAAGAGCGGGGGCGGCGATGAGCAAGAAAAATAG
- a CDS encoding methyltransferase produces the protein MSKKNSSEHYFSAEPKCTDRFGIVHASLRGRSFEFLTSSSVFSKKRVDLGTRVLIEAMELPAEGTVLDIGCGYGAVGIAAAALNPRLQVVLTDVNMRAVRLAKQNLGANRIVNAQVRCGFLYEPVSDLRFNAVLSNPPVSAGMDTVKAIIAGAPAVLAADGVFEMVIRSKIGAKVLPEAFVAAFGNCMVLARESGYRVLLGRLGA, from the coding sequence ATGAGCAAGAAAAATAGTTCTGAGCATTACTTTTCCGCTGAGCCTAAATGCACGGACCGATTCGGCATCGTTCACGCATCTTTGCGGGGTCGCAGCTTTGAGTTTTTGACTTCGTCGAGTGTTTTTTCTAAGAAGCGGGTGGATTTGGGCACACGGGTTCTCATCGAAGCCATGGAGTTGCCAGCGGAGGGCACCGTGCTGGACATCGGCTGCGGTTATGGCGCAGTGGGCATTGCGGCGGCGGCTTTGAATCCTCGTCTGCAGGTTGTCCTCACCGACGTGAATATGCGTGCGGTAAGGTTGGCAAAGCAGAACTTGGGTGCCAACAGAATCGTCAATGCCCAGGTTCGCTGCGGTTTTCTCTATGAACCCGTCAGTGACCTGCGCTTCAACGCTGTTCTCTCCAATCCCCCGGTGAGCGCAGGGATGGATACCGTTAAAGCCATCATCGCGGGTGCTCCAGCGGTTTTGGCGGCGGATGGCGTTTTTGAGATGGTTATCCGCAGCAAAATCGGCGCCAAAGTTCTTCCCGAAGCCTTCGTGGCGGCGTTTGGTAACTGCATGGTTTTGGCTCGGGAAAGCGGTTACCGTGTGCTTTTGGGTCGATTGGGCGCTTAG
- a CDS encoding peptidylprolyl isomerase → MALQKGDFILIDYVAKVKETNEVFDTTKDEVAKKEHLHKEGEIYEPKLVVVGEGWVLKALDDALLSAEVGKAETVEIPSDKAFGPRDPEKIRRVPIKQLFAKQINPVVGARIEFQGKNATIRSIGAGRVLLDFNPALAGRTLIYDLTVNKKIDEETQRIAALIHRRVPVVEEDKFKVTVKAKNLSIEMPEDTFYVEGIQIAKRGISMDIQRFFPDMAETKFVETFKYEPKPEAAAPAAPAESAPVEEKKQAPAEVPAAEEKPKAKKASKAKPEAKE, encoded by the coding sequence ATGGCCCTACAAAAAGGAGATTTCATACTAATCGATTATGTAGCCAAAGTTAAAGAAACAAACGAAGTTTTCGACACAACAAAAGATGAAGTAGCAAAAAAAGAGCACCTTCACAAAGAAGGAGAAATCTACGAGCCAAAACTCGTCGTAGTCGGCGAAGGCTGGGTTCTTAAAGCCCTCGACGATGCACTTCTCTCCGCGGAAGTCGGCAAAGCCGAAACCGTCGAAATCCCATCTGACAAAGCTTTCGGTCCACGTGACCCCGAGAAAATCCGCCGCGTCCCCATAAAGCAGTTGTTCGCAAAACAAATCAACCCCGTCGTTGGCGCACGCATCGAATTCCAAGGCAAAAACGCCACCATACGCTCCATCGGCGCAGGCAGAGTTCTACTCGACTTCAACCCCGCGTTGGCAGGCAGAACCCTCATCTACGATTTAACCGTTAACAAAAAAATCGACGAGGAAACCCAGAGGATTGCAGCGTTGATTCACCGCCGTGTTCCAGTGGTGGAAGAGGACAAATTCAAGGTGACTGTGAAAGCCAAGAACCTAAGCATCGAAATGCCCGAGGACACCTTCTACGTGGAAGGCATCCAGATCGCAAAACGCGGCATATCCATGGATATCCAACGGTTCTTCCCCGATATGGCAGAGACCAAATTCGTTGAAACCTTCAAGTACGAGCCCAAGCCCGAAGCAGCCGCCCCCGCAGCTCCAGCAGAATCCGCTCCAGTTGAGGAAAAGAAGCAAGCGCCAGCGGAAGTCCCCGCGGCGGAAGAAAAGCCTAAAGCCAAAAAGGCTTCCAAGGCAAAACCTGAAGCTAAAGAATAA
- a CDS encoding ABC transporter permease: MNLLRFRYLRTKRVAALIVVFTLVSTLFSVTAYSFLGFYDGFSSYVGEDADVVAIYSKAGSTPFTGVVPLELADTAAQVNGVVAVSPEVLAPAMINGQSVFVRGVLPEELAKLNSIAIREGQALNLTDANSVIVGEGLAQRLDLNVGDDFLVLGVLSQRYVTLQVSGIFESASALNDEALAPLYIAQWLRGLGYSDASLLRVKIDSAQTSAARIYQQISNQTAPVSSPSDSSSPSPTPKSQLRRDLEALLPLAHANINISLIGVEDSQQFMQGYLGRYGVTKDTLLVLSVVVLLFACGTAACAVALFVKQHTGDIEVMRSIGVSACAMKADLAARMVAWALAASFLGAILSAGFINVFQRLGYLQVLSHAISFQLDPLVVAANFGLLSLLSALTVARMELKP, encoded by the coding sequence GTGAATCTGCTGCGTTTCCGTTATCTACGCACCAAACGCGTCGCCGCTTTAATTGTGGTTTTCACGTTGGTTTCCACGCTTTTCTCGGTCACAGCCTACAGCTTTCTAGGCTTCTACGATGGCTTCTCAAGCTATGTAGGCGAAGACGCCGACGTGGTAGCCATCTACAGCAAAGCAGGCAGCACCCCCTTCACCGGCGTGGTTCCACTCGAATTAGCTGACACAGCAGCTCAAGTTAATGGTGTGGTCGCCGTGAGCCCCGAAGTCCTAGCGCCCGCCATGATCAATGGGCAATCCGTCTTCGTCCGCGGCGTGCTGCCCGAGGAACTCGCCAAACTCAACTCCATCGCCATCCGTGAAGGTCAAGCCCTCAACTTAACCGACGCCAACTCCGTTATAGTCGGCGAAGGCTTAGCGCAGCGGCTGGACCTAAATGTAGGCGATGATTTCTTGGTTTTGGGGGTTCTCTCCCAGCGATACGTGACTTTGCAGGTTAGCGGCATCTTCGAATCTGCCTCTGCGCTTAACGATGAAGCGTTGGCGCCGCTCTACATTGCCCAGTGGCTCCGCGGCTTAGGCTACAGCGACGCCAGCCTGCTGCGCGTAAAAATCGACTCTGCCCAAACCAGCGCCGCCCGCATCTACCAGCAAATCAGCAACCAAACCGCCCCCGTCTCCTCCCCCTCCGATTCATCCTCGCCTTCTCCGACACCCAAAAGTCAACTCAGGCGGGACCTTGAGGCTCTGCTGCCGCTTGCCCACGCCAACATTAACATATCTTTGATAGGCGTCGAGGATTCACAGCAGTTCATGCAAGGCTACCTTGGTCGCTACGGCGTAACAAAGGACACGCTGCTGGTGCTTTCGGTGGTGGTGCTGCTTTTTGCCTGCGGAACCGCTGCCTGCGCCGTAGCCTTGTTTGTGAAGCAGCATACAGGCGACATTGAGGTTATGCGCTCCATCGGGGTTTCCGCTTGCGCAATGAAGGCGGATTTGGCGGCTCGGATGGTAGCTTGGGCGCTGGCGGCTTCTTTTCTGGGCGCCATCTTAAGCGCTGGGTTCATCAACGTTTTTCAGCGGCTCGGCTACTTGCAGGTGCTTTCCCACGCCATCAGCTTCCAACTTGACCCGCTGGTCGTCGCCGCCAACTTTGGGCTCCTCTCGCTGCTTAGCGCCCTCACCGTTGCCCGCATGGAGCTAAAACCATGA
- a CDS encoding Cfr10I/Bse634I family restriction endonuclease — translation MTNLDCKKCDNPCIILNSKSKIEARHNEPFCCYFKDHELTGSFDDLLEGIIQRVTYACKTLYPSKQPPSDQSLRNLRGAWFETAIAVISWNASVEHNNLSAMKIAVLKFPPASRIQWWDIFDNRAKIVLDEGLFRSLKKVGIKMTLPNPDLLCIGGINENIANLIDTATVKPTLDFIRKIEKMYEFVKETCPYNSLKFGLSVKNELKPDRRYLIVYEGSLVKAIISHLQMRFWDITFDTKYYGLVHKPLSSQDKIVYTNPSIDSIVDVHAKPRKAVDEIIACEEVSDAQEIIKKWIESG, via the coding sequence ATGACCAATTTAGACTGTAAAAAATGTGACAATCCGTGCATTATTCTCAATAGCAAGTCGAAGATTGAAGCAAGACACAATGAGCCATTTTGTTGTTACTTCAAGGATCATGAGCTAACCGGAAGCTTTGACGACCTATTAGAAGGGATTATACAGCGAGTTACTTATGCGTGTAAGACACTATACCCATCAAAACAACCACCAAGTGACCAATCCTTACGAAATCTAAGGGGTGCTTGGTTTGAGACCGCTATAGCAGTGATTTCTTGGAACGCTTCAGTTGAGCATAATAATTTGAGCGCTATGAAAATTGCTGTCTTAAAATTTCCTCCCGCAAGCAGAATTCAATGGTGGGATATTTTTGACAATCGAGCAAAGATAGTGCTCGATGAAGGTTTATTCAGATCCTTGAAGAAGGTTGGCATCAAAATGACTCTGCCAAACCCTGATTTGCTGTGTATAGGCGGAATAAATGAAAATATAGCCAACCTAATAGACACTGCAACGGTGAAGCCTACACTAGATTTTATCAGAAAAATTGAAAAAATGTACGAATTTGTTAAGGAAACATGTCCATACAACTCGCTTAAATTCGGTCTTTCAGTTAAGAATGAACTAAAACCTGATCGACGGTATCTTATCGTATATGAGGGAAGTTTAGTTAAAGCAATTATTTCCCACCTTCAGATGCGGTTCTGGGATATTACGTTCGATACTAAATATTACGGGCTTGTCCACAAGCCATTGTCTTCACAAGATAAAATTGTCTATACAAATCCATCTATTGATTCTATTGTTGATGTCCATGCAAAGCCTCGAAAAGCGGTTGATGAAATAATAGCCTGTGAAGAAGTAAGTGATGCCCAAGAGATAATAAAGAAATGGATAGAATCTGGCTAG
- a CDS encoding Lrp/AsnC family transcriptional regulator, with protein sequence MKLNKTDEKVVAALQTEGKELSLQELADKTGETTKKVFRSLKKLFENEIVSTQARKYKLIITDTKAIKAKLAAKGDEEEPET encoded by the coding sequence ATGAAACTAAACAAAACCGACGAAAAAGTTGTCGCGGCACTGCAAACCGAAGGCAAAGAGTTGTCTCTCCAAGAACTCGCCGACAAAACCGGCGAAACAACCAAAAAAGTGTTCCGATCACTCAAAAAACTCTTCGAAAACGAAATCGTCTCCACCCAAGCCCGCAAATACAAACTCATAATCACCGACACCAAAGCCATCAAGGCGAAGCTGGCGGCAAAAGGCGACGAAGAAGAACCAGAAACCTAA